From the genome of Streptomyces sp. NBC_01317, one region includes:
- a CDS encoding histidine decarboxylase has translation MTAESSELTRSACVSPTDDDYRLSTDAYTDERREAVLAKLEGYLGSRRGRFLGYQSNLALEGHASLGRFLGYHINNIGDPFVDGHYSLHSRWLERAVLEHYARLWHARLPEDPARARIEDGWGYVLSMGSTEGNLYALWNARDYLDGNALVRDDISGDASCRTTYIRATPPADNPNAYAPVAFFSQETHYSHIKAMRVLDIPTFYDLGGAHYPGQCPLELTGTGTQTYNGWPLGGVPTTGGDEGPGTVDVDALVTLVEFFAAKGHPVLVNFNIGSVFKGAYDDVAYACERLRPVFEAHGLVDRQVRFDPDDPERVSVRNGYWIHVDGALGGAYAPYLEKAHAAGLIDTAPPAFDFRVPEVSSIVTSGHKYPGAPVPTGIFMARAGSKLRPPSDPAVVSSPDSTFAGSRSGFASLAMWNHLAQLSEEQQVRQAADVLELARYTATRLRELSVVLRERAEPWAEDGIEVGNGDHSLSVWFQQPRRELVEKYTLACVPLNLDGRRHDYSHVYVMPHVTREMVDELLDDLARPGAFDRSAESADRPPLPAQR, from the coding sequence ATGACCGCGGAGTCCTCCGAGCTGACGCGCTCGGCATGCGTTTCGCCCACCGACGACGACTACCGGCTGAGTACTGACGCCTACACCGACGAGCGGCGCGAGGCCGTGCTCGCGAAGCTCGAGGGATATCTCGGCTCGCGGCGCGGCCGTTTCCTGGGCTACCAGAGCAATCTCGCCCTGGAGGGACACGCCTCGCTCGGCCGTTTCCTGGGCTACCACATCAACAACATCGGCGACCCGTTCGTCGACGGCCACTACAGCCTGCATTCACGGTGGCTGGAACGTGCCGTGCTGGAGCACTACGCCCGTCTGTGGCACGCCCGGCTTCCCGAGGACCCGGCCCGGGCACGGATCGAGGACGGCTGGGGGTACGTGCTGTCCATGGGCAGCACCGAGGGCAACCTCTACGCCCTGTGGAACGCCCGGGACTACCTCGACGGAAACGCCCTGGTACGCGACGACATCTCGGGCGACGCGAGCTGCCGTACGACGTACATCCGGGCAACACCCCCCGCGGACAACCCGAACGCCTACGCGCCGGTCGCGTTCTTCTCCCAGGAGACGCACTACTCGCACATCAAGGCGATGCGGGTCCTGGACATCCCGACGTTCTACGACCTGGGCGGCGCCCACTACCCCGGGCAGTGCCCGCTGGAGCTGACCGGCACCGGGACGCAGACCTACAACGGCTGGCCGCTGGGCGGCGTACCGACCACCGGCGGTGACGAGGGTCCTGGCACGGTCGATGTCGACGCCCTGGTCACGCTGGTGGAGTTCTTCGCGGCGAAGGGCCACCCGGTGCTGGTCAACTTCAACATCGGCAGTGTCTTCAAGGGTGCGTACGACGACGTGGCGTACGCCTGCGAGCGGCTGCGGCCCGTCTTCGAGGCCCACGGCCTCGTCGACCGCCAGGTCCGCTTCGACCCGGACGACCCGGAGCGGGTCAGCGTCCGCAACGGCTACTGGATCCACGTCGACGGCGCGCTGGGCGGTGCGTACGCCCCCTACCTGGAGAAGGCCCATGCGGCGGGTCTCATCGACACCGCCCCGCCGGCCTTCGACTTCCGCGTCCCCGAGGTGTCCTCGATCGTCACCAGCGGACACAAGTACCCCGGAGCACCGGTCCCCACCGGGATCTTCATGGCCCGCGCCGGCTCCAAGCTGCGTCCGCCGTCCGACCCGGCGGTCGTCTCCTCCCCGGACAGCACCTTCGCCGGCTCCCGCAGCGGATTCGCCTCCCTGGCCATGTGGAACCACCTGGCCCAGCTCAGCGAGGAGCAGCAGGTCCGCCAGGCGGCCGACGTCCTGGAACTCGCCCGTTACACCGCCACCCGGCTCCGCGAGCTCAGCGTGGTACTGCGGGAGCGCGCCGAGCCCTGGGCGGAGGACGGCATCGAGGTGGGCAACGGGGATCACTCCCTCAGCGTCTGGTTCCAGCAGCCGCGCCGCGAACTGGTCGAGAAGTACACCCTCGCCTGCGTCCCCCTCAACCTCGACGGGCGGCGCCACGACTACAGCCATGTCTACGTCATGCCGCACGTCACCCGCGAGATGGTCGACGAGCTCCTCGACGACCTCGCCCGCCCCGGCGCCTTCGACCGCTCCGCGGAATCCGCCGACCGCCCGCCCCTGCCCGCCCAGCGCTGA
- a CDS encoding SGNH/GDSL hydrolase family protein encodes MRLTHRAALACATAAAAFAVVLVPTSPALAESNGGVRVMPLGDSITDGFNVPGGYRTRLWERAAADRRRTDFVGSQFNGPAQLGDHDHEGHSGWRIDQIDAQATQWVRATNPRTVLLHIGTNDITQNRDIPGAPSRLSALIDHITAAAPGADVFVTNIIPFSDATFEARARPFNAAVPGIVDQWAKKGRKVHFVDMHSALNTGDLADGIHPNAGGYAKMADRWYATLRTGPWI; translated from the coding sequence ATGCGCTTGACCCACCGCGCCGCTCTCGCCTGTGCCACGGCGGCCGCGGCCTTCGCCGTGGTCCTGGTGCCCACCTCACCCGCGCTCGCCGAGTCCAACGGCGGCGTGCGCGTGATGCCGCTCGGCGACTCGATCACCGACGGATTCAACGTCCCCGGCGGCTACCGCACCCGCCTGTGGGAACGCGCCGCGGCGGACCGGCGGCGCACCGACTTCGTGGGCTCGCAGTTCAACGGCCCCGCCCAGCTCGGCGACCACGACCACGAGGGCCACTCCGGCTGGCGCATCGACCAGATCGACGCCCAGGCCACCCAGTGGGTCAGGGCCACCAATCCCAGGACCGTCCTGCTCCACATCGGCACCAACGACATCACCCAGAACCGTGACATACCGGGAGCGCCCTCCCGGCTGTCCGCGCTGATCGACCACATCACCGCGGCCGCGCCCGGCGCCGACGTCTTCGTCACGAACATCATCCCGTTCTCCGACGCCACCTTCGAGGCCAGGGCGAGGCCGTTCAACGCGGCCGTGCCCGGCATCGTGGACCAGTGGGCGAAGAAGGGCCGCAAGGTCCACTTCGTCGACATGCACAGCGCCCTCAACACCGGCGACCTCGCCGACGGCATCCACCCCAACGCGGGTGGCTACGCCAAGATGGCCGACCGCTGGTACGCCACCCTGCGCACCGGCCCCTGGATCTGA
- a CDS encoding methylglyoxal synthase: MTTPEAWLPRITALFRAYDLDGDGQLGREDLIAYAARVAEKLTTPGDTRRRTALYDAYAELWTQLAAVSDTDRGGRISEQEFVAATARGAFDADPHFRESTLRALDSLADALDQDGDGTIDAAEYERIFGATGLAADTSALAFETVDADGDGRITRAEMRVAALHLYPLADPTWLTGEQAPAAGPRGIALVAHDTRKADLLAWAGHRSAELGRHRLYGTGTTGTLINRRLGLPVTPLRSGPLGGDQQIGALVTSGDIDLLIFFYDPLSAHPHGDDVRALIRLATLANIPIALNSATADALIDSVGPHIPEQTTAVTPGTSVPA, from the coding sequence ATGACCACGCCCGAAGCCTGGCTCCCCCGAATCACCGCGCTCTTCCGCGCCTACGACCTCGACGGCGACGGCCAGCTCGGCCGCGAGGACCTGATCGCCTACGCCGCTCGAGTCGCCGAGAAGCTCACCACCCCGGGCGACACACGCCGCCGCACGGCGCTCTACGACGCGTACGCGGAACTGTGGACCCAGCTCGCGGCCGTCTCCGACACCGACCGCGGCGGCAGGATCAGCGAGCAGGAGTTCGTCGCCGCCACCGCGCGCGGCGCCTTCGACGCCGACCCGCACTTCCGCGAGTCCACCCTGCGCGCCCTGGACTCCCTCGCCGACGCGCTCGACCAGGACGGCGACGGGACCATCGACGCCGCGGAGTACGAGCGCATTTTCGGCGCGACCGGCCTTGCCGCCGACACCTCCGCGCTGGCCTTCGAGACCGTGGACGCGGACGGCGACGGCCGCATCACCCGCGCCGAGATGCGCGTCGCCGCCCTGCACCTCTACCCGCTGGCCGACCCGACCTGGCTGACCGGCGAACAGGCGCCGGCCGCGGGCCCGCGAGGCATCGCGCTGGTCGCCCACGACACCCGCAAGGCAGACCTGCTGGCCTGGGCCGGGCACAGGTCCGCCGAGCTCGGCCGCCACCGGCTCTACGGCACCGGCACCACCGGCACCCTCATCAACCGCAGGCTCGGCCTGCCCGTCACGCCACTGCGCAGCGGCCCCCTCGGCGGAGACCAGCAGATCGGCGCCTTGGTCACCAGCGGCGACATCGACCTGCTGATCTTCTTCTACGACCCGCTCAGCGCACACCCCCACGGCGACGACGTACGCGCCCTCATCCGGCTCGCCACACTCGCCAACATTCCGATCGCACTCAACTCCGCCACCGCCGACGCCCTCATCGACAGCGTGGGGCCGCACATCCCCGAGCAGACGACCGCGGTCACCCCCGGGACGTCCGTGCCGGCCTGA
- a CDS encoding GH1 family beta-glucosidase, with translation MATSAPTTGRALETAAPLTFPAGFLWGTATAAYQIEGAAQDDGRTPSIWDVYSRTPGKVRNGDTGDIATDHYHRWREDIAIMADLGVGAYRFSVSWPRVQPGGRGPASAKGLDFYRRLADGLLDKGIRPVVTLYHWDLPQELEDAGGWPERDTAFRFAEYAGIVAEALGDRVGSWTTLNEPWCSAFLGYGSGVHAPGRTDPADALRAAHHLNLGHGLAVQALRERLPATSQISVTLNLHHVRPLTDSPADIDAARRIDGTANRIFTGPMLEGAYPADVLADTATVTDWSFVHDGDTALIHQPLDFLGVNYYSPTLVSHHTGPAAHRSDGHGASEHSPWPGADEVAFHQTPGERTAMGWTIDPEGLYELLLRVKRDHPGLPLMITENGAAFDDYAGPDGEVRDPERIAYLREHLAAVHRAIGAGADVRGYFLWSLLDNFEWAYGYGKRFGMVYVDYATQRRIPKSSAHWYGRLTRSGTLPPAP, from the coding sequence GTGGCCACCTCAGCACCCACCACCGGGCGAGCCCTGGAAACGGCGGCTCCCCTGACCTTCCCGGCCGGTTTCCTCTGGGGCACCGCCACCGCCGCCTACCAGATCGAGGGCGCCGCGCAGGACGACGGCCGCACGCCCTCCATCTGGGACGTCTACTCCCGTACACCGGGGAAGGTGCGCAACGGCGACACCGGCGACATCGCCACCGACCATTACCACCGCTGGCGCGAGGACATCGCGATCATGGCCGACCTCGGGGTCGGCGCCTACCGCTTCTCGGTGTCCTGGCCGCGGGTCCAGCCGGGCGGCCGGGGCCCCGCCTCCGCGAAGGGGCTGGACTTCTACCGCCGGCTGGCCGACGGACTCCTGGACAAGGGAATCCGGCCCGTCGTCACGCTCTACCACTGGGACCTTCCGCAGGAGTTGGAGGACGCCGGAGGCTGGCCCGAGCGCGACACCGCCTTCCGCTTCGCCGAGTACGCGGGCATCGTCGCCGAGGCCCTCGGGGACCGGGTGGGGAGCTGGACCACGCTCAACGAGCCGTGGTGCAGTGCCTTCCTCGGGTACGGCTCCGGCGTGCACGCCCCCGGCCGTACGGACCCCGCCGACGCCCTGCGCGCCGCCCACCACCTCAACCTCGGCCACGGCCTCGCGGTCCAGGCCCTGCGCGAGCGCCTCCCCGCGACCTCCCAGATCTCCGTCACCCTCAACCTGCACCATGTACGGCCCCTGACCGACAGCCCGGCGGACATCGACGCGGCCCGCCGTATCGACGGCACCGCGAACCGGATCTTCACCGGACCGATGCTCGAAGGGGCCTACCCGGCGGACGTCCTGGCGGACACCGCGACCGTCACCGACTGGTCGTTCGTCCACGACGGCGACACCGCGCTGATCCACCAGCCGCTCGACTTCCTGGGCGTCAACTACTACTCGCCGACGCTGGTCTCGCACCACACGGGTCCCGCCGCGCACCGGTCCGACGGTCACGGAGCCAGCGAGCACAGCCCGTGGCCGGGCGCGGACGAGGTCGCCTTCCACCAGACACCGGGGGAGCGGACCGCCATGGGCTGGACCATCGACCCCGAGGGCCTGTACGAACTGCTCCTGCGCGTGAAGCGGGACCACCCGGGCCTGCCGCTGATGATCACCGAGAACGGCGCGGCCTTCGACGACTACGCGGGCCCCGACGGCGAGGTCCGCGACCCGGAGCGCATCGCCTACCTGCGCGAACACCTGGCCGCGGTCCACCGCGCGATCGGGGCGGGCGCGGACGTCCGTGGCTACTTCCTCTGGTCGCTGCTCGACAACTTCGAGTGGGCGTACGGCTACGGCAAGCGCTTCGGCATGGTGTACGTGGACTACGCGACACAGCGCAGGATCCCCAAGTCGAGCGCGCACTGGTACGGGCGCCTGACCCGCTCCGGGACGCTCCCCCCGGCGCCGTAA
- a CDS encoding carbohydrate ABC transporter permease, whose protein sequence is MTTDIAPVLADAHGRTTPTAPDRRNRFRRVLRPGAGRQHHAGPLAYILLGLAALVSLFPLYWTMVAASTDNTRVSQTPPPFLPGPNLFKNLATAWQDAALGKAMLNSLIVAGVIALSTVFFATLAGFAFAKLRFKGRNILLLLVIGTMLVPPQLGVVPLFMMMADLGWGQSLPSVIFPTLVSAVGVFFMRQYLTEALPDELIEAGRLDGAHSLRIFWSIVLPIARPPMAVLFMITFVHAWNDFFWPFIALDMTNPTVPVALTQLSAGYVRDQSVIMAGALLGTLPLLAMFLVFGRQIVGGIMQGAVKG, encoded by the coding sequence ATGACCACCGACATCGCACCGGTCCTGGCGGACGCGCACGGCCGGACCACCCCCACCGCACCCGACCGGCGGAACAGGTTCCGCCGCGTCCTGCGCCCGGGCGCGGGACGCCAGCACCACGCCGGGCCCCTCGCCTACATCCTGCTCGGGCTCGCCGCGCTGGTCTCCCTCTTCCCCCTCTACTGGACGATGGTGGCGGCCTCCACCGACAACACCCGGGTGTCGCAGACCCCGCCGCCGTTCCTGCCAGGACCCAACCTGTTCAAGAACCTCGCCACCGCCTGGCAGGACGCCGCGCTCGGCAAGGCGATGCTCAACAGCCTGATCGTCGCCGGGGTGATCGCCCTGTCGACCGTCTTCTTCGCCACGCTGGCCGGCTTCGCGTTCGCGAAGCTTCGCTTCAAGGGCCGTAACATCCTGCTGTTGCTGGTCATCGGCACGATGTTGGTGCCCCCGCAGCTCGGAGTCGTACCGCTGTTCATGATGATGGCCGACCTCGGCTGGGGGCAGTCACTGCCCTCCGTGATCTTCCCGACCCTGGTCAGCGCGGTCGGTGTGTTCTTCATGCGGCAGTACCTGACGGAGGCGCTGCCGGACGAACTCATCGAGGCGGGACGCCTGGACGGCGCCCACTCGCTGCGCATCTTCTGGAGCATCGTCCTGCCGATCGCCAGGCCGCCGATGGCCGTGCTCTTCATGATCACGTTCGTGCACGCCTGGAACGACTTCTTCTGGCCCTTCATCGCCCTCGACATGACCAACCCGACCGTCCCCGTCGCCCTCACCCAGCTCAGCGCGGGATACGTACGGGACCAGTCGGTGATCATGGCGGGCGCGCTGCTCGGCACCCTGCCGCTGCTGGCGATGTTCCTCGTCTTCGGCCGCCAGATAGTCGGCGGCATCATGCAGGGCGCGGTCAAGGGCTAG
- a CDS encoding carbohydrate ABC transporter permease produces MATSIDPRQSRRNILHRLDLGAVPYTFIAPFFLIFGAFGLYPLLYTFWISLHRVELSSLDTMEWRGLANFTELFEDDRFWNALSNTFTIGVISTVPQLLMALGLAHLLNYRLRGSVFFRVAVLTPYATSVAAAALVFTMLFERDFGMINWVLGFFGVDNLDWESQKWPAQFAISTIVIWRWTGYNALLYLAAMQAIPKDLYEAAAIDGASRWQQFRTVTVPGISATIVFTIVLSTIGATQLFGEPLIFGQGPNGISGGADNQYQTLGLLLYEEGWKNYQMGRASAIAWAMFLILILIFVLQRVLARVLSRTPRPVKAPRRARPSRTS; encoded by the coding sequence GTGGCCACCTCCATCGACCCCCGGCAGTCGCGGCGCAACATCCTCCACCGCCTGGACCTCGGAGCGGTGCCGTACACCTTCATCGCCCCGTTCTTCCTGATCTTCGGCGCCTTCGGCCTCTACCCGCTGCTCTACACCTTCTGGATCTCGCTCCACCGCGTCGAGCTGTCCTCGCTGGACACCATGGAATGGCGAGGTCTCGCCAACTTCACCGAGCTGTTCGAGGACGACCGCTTCTGGAACGCGCTCAGCAACACCTTCACCATCGGGGTCATCTCCACCGTCCCGCAGCTGCTCATGGCGCTCGGCCTGGCCCACCTGCTGAACTACCGTCTCCGAGGCTCGGTGTTCTTCCGGGTCGCCGTCCTGACCCCGTACGCGACCTCCGTCGCCGCCGCCGCGCTCGTCTTCACCATGCTCTTCGAACGCGACTTCGGCATGATCAACTGGGTGCTGGGGTTCTTCGGCGTCGACAACCTCGACTGGGAGAGCCAGAAGTGGCCCGCCCAGTTCGCCATCTCCACCATCGTGATCTGGCGCTGGACCGGCTACAACGCCCTGCTCTACCTCGCCGCGATGCAGGCGATACCCAAGGACCTGTACGAGGCCGCCGCCATCGACGGCGCCTCCCGCTGGCAGCAGTTCCGTACCGTCACCGTCCCCGGGATCAGCGCCACGATCGTCTTCACCATCGTGCTCTCGACCATCGGCGCGACCCAGCTCTTCGGCGAGCCGCTCATCTTCGGCCAGGGCCCCAACGGCATCAGCGGCGGCGCCGACAACCAGTACCAGACCCTGGGACTGCTGCTCTACGAAGAGGGCTGGAAGAACTACCAGATGGGCCGGGCCTCGGCCATCGCCTGGGCGATGTTCCTGATCCTGATCCTGATCTTCGTGCTCCAGCGTGTCCTCGCGCGCGTGCTGTCCCGTACCCCACGGCCCGTCAAAGCGCCCCGCCGCGCCCGCCCGTCCCGTACCTCCTGA
- a CDS encoding S53 family peptidase → MRSSRPRLRAGLAWAATLPLVAGALALGVQTAGADTGPAGRDTLHGTKPLWATQKADRGSTPDANRVTARVYLAGRDSAGLARLAQEVSDPSSASYGRYLSARQAAARFGPTADQVARVTAWLKSAGLKVTGTHQHYLTVTGDTAAVEKAFSTQLHNYAKGGHTYRAPVATPSVPDSLDGAVLTVTGLDNAPHKASHDDTLPPPDAVFRNAGPFSTYFGSKTDKSLPSAYGSKASYAIKGYTGTQLRAAYGAKDFTGKGVTVAITDAYASPTIAQDAATYAKRNGDKKYGRGQLSQVLPADYNSTEECGASGWYGEETLDVEAVHAVAPDADIVYVGGASCFDDDLLDSLGKVVDGRLADIVSNSWGDLESNETPASAAAYDQVFQTGAVEGIGFYFSSGDDGDNVVSTGTKQVDMPANSAWVTAVGGTSLAVGKKNTYQWETGWGTYKANLSADGRSWTDFPGAYTSGAGGGTSVTVPQPFYQRSVVPGSLAKANGTTPMRTIPDIAAVADPNTGFLVGQTQTLPDGTQGYDQYRIGGTSLAAPVIAGVQALAQQARHGLPIGFANPGIYQRYGTSAYHDVTDHPLGAGRQLAVVRNDFANSTDSADGILTSLRSLGKDSSLSAVAGYDDVTGVGTPAAGYVNSYRHR, encoded by the coding sequence ATGAGATCCAGCCGACCGCGCCTGCGCGCCGGACTGGCCTGGGCGGCGACTCTGCCGCTCGTCGCCGGCGCTCTCGCACTCGGCGTCCAGACCGCGGGTGCCGACACCGGGCCCGCCGGACGGGACACGCTCCACGGCACGAAGCCGCTCTGGGCGACGCAGAAGGCGGACCGGGGGAGCACCCCCGACGCGAACCGGGTCACCGCCCGCGTGTATCTCGCGGGCCGGGACAGCGCGGGCCTCGCCCGGCTCGCCCAGGAGGTGTCCGACCCCTCCTCCGCCTCGTACGGGAGGTACCTGAGCGCGCGGCAGGCCGCCGCGCGCTTCGGCCCGACCGCGGACCAGGTCGCGCGGGTCACCGCCTGGCTGAAGTCCGCCGGGCTCAAGGTGACGGGCACCCACCAGCACTACCTCACCGTCACCGGGGACACCGCCGCGGTGGAGAAGGCCTTCTCCACCCAGCTCCACAACTACGCCAAGGGCGGGCACACCTACCGCGCGCCGGTCGCCACCCCCTCGGTGCCCGACTCGCTGGACGGCGCGGTCCTCACCGTCACCGGGCTCGACAACGCGCCCCACAAGGCGAGTCACGACGACACGCTGCCGCCCCCGGACGCCGTGTTCCGCAACGCCGGTCCGTTCTCTACCTACTTCGGGTCGAAGACCGACAAGTCGCTGCCGTCGGCGTACGGTTCAAAGGCCTCGTACGCGATCAAGGGCTACACCGGCACCCAGCTGCGTGCCGCCTACGGTGCGAAGGACTTCACCGGCAAGGGGGTCACCGTCGCCATCACCGACGCGTACGCCTCGCCGACGATCGCCCAGGACGCGGCCACGTACGCCAAGCGCAACGGCGACAAGAAGTACGGCAGGGGACAGCTCTCCCAGGTGCTGCCGGCCGACTACAACAGCACGGAGGAGTGCGGCGCTTCAGGCTGGTACGGCGAGGAGACCCTCGACGTCGAAGCCGTGCACGCGGTCGCGCCCGACGCGGACATCGTCTACGTCGGGGGTGCCTCCTGCTTCGACGACGACCTGCTGGACTCGCTGGGCAAGGTCGTGGACGGCAGGCTCGCCGACATCGTCTCCAACTCCTGGGGCGACCTGGAGTCCAACGAGACCCCGGCGTCGGCCGCCGCCTACGACCAGGTGTTCCAGACGGGCGCCGTCGAAGGCATCGGCTTCTACTTCTCCTCCGGTGACGACGGCGACAACGTCGTCTCGACCGGCACGAAGCAGGTCGACATGCCCGCCAACTCCGCCTGGGTGACGGCCGTCGGCGGTACGTCGCTCGCCGTCGGCAAGAAGAACACCTACCAGTGGGAGACGGGCTGGGGCACCTACAAGGCCAACCTCTCGGCCGACGGCCGCAGTTGGACGGACTTCCCCGGCGCGTACACCTCCGGCGCCGGCGGCGGCACCAGCGTGACCGTGCCGCAGCCCTTCTACCAGCGGAGTGTGGTTCCCGGCTCGCTCGCCAAGGCCAACGGCACCACGCCGATGCGGACCATCCCCGACATCGCGGCCGTCGCCGACCCGAACACCGGCTTCCTGGTGGGCCAGACCCAGACCCTGCCCGACGGCACCCAGGGGTACGACCAGTACCGCATCGGCGGTACGTCGCTGGCCGCACCCGTCATCGCTGGTGTCCAGGCCCTCGCCCAGCAGGCCAGGCACGGCCTGCCGATCGGGTTCGCCAATCCCGGCATCTACCAGCGGTACGGCACCTCCGCCTACCACGACGTGACCGACCACCCGCTGGGTGCCGGCCGTCAACTGGCGGTCGTAAGGAACGACTTCGCCAACAGCACCGACAGCGCCGACGGCATCCTCACCTCGCTCCGCAGCCTCGGCAAGGACAGCTCGCTGTCCGCCGTGGCCGGCTACGACGACGTGACGGGGGTCGGCACACCGGCGGCCGGTTACGTGAACTCGTACCGCCACCGCTGA
- a CDS encoding NAD(P)/FAD-dependent oxidoreductase, with translation MPDNQRRRTDVVVIGAGMAGLACAADLIRAGRSVRVLEAADAVGGRMRTDRHEGFLLDRGFQVFNTAYPQVKRRIDLRGLRLRPFTPGALVRTDTTTLRFTDPSRQPGAAADLLPGRLAPGRDLLALGLLTARDMLGPVAGLKRQPDRTTLTALADAGISPALVERFFRPFLSGVFLEDELETSSRFFHLVWRSMLRGTLCLPSAGIGAVPAQLADGLPPDTVRLETPVAELTDDGVRGEDGTEWPADTVVVATGPRAAARLLPGLDVPATRTVTTYYHAALAPPLREPTLLVDTRRRFLNTCVISEVVPGYAPAGRSLVSTSVLGPELPGREATLRADLADAYGESTGDWEPLATYTIEDALPAMPPPWPLSRPARTGPGRYVCGDHRATGSVQGALASGTRAARDVLAADSARDHPRATRRKGSQ, from the coding sequence GTGCCGGACAACCAGCGGCGCCGGACGGACGTGGTCGTGATCGGAGCGGGGATGGCGGGCCTGGCCTGCGCCGCCGACCTGATCAGGGCGGGACGGTCGGTGCGCGTCCTGGAGGCCGCCGACGCGGTGGGCGGCCGGATGCGCACCGACCGGCACGAAGGCTTCCTCCTCGACCGCGGGTTCCAGGTCTTCAACACCGCGTACCCCCAGGTGAAACGCCGGATCGACCTGCGAGGGCTGCGCCTGCGGCCGTTCACCCCCGGCGCGCTCGTACGAACCGACACCACCACCCTGCGGTTCACCGACCCCAGCAGACAGCCGGGCGCCGCCGCCGATCTGCTGCCGGGACGGCTCGCCCCCGGTCGCGATCTCCTGGCGTTGGGCCTCCTGACGGCCCGTGACATGCTCGGCCCCGTCGCCGGACTGAAGCGGCAGCCGGACCGTACGACCCTCACCGCCCTCGCCGACGCGGGCATCTCGCCCGCCCTCGTCGAACGGTTCTTCCGGCCCTTCCTCTCCGGGGTCTTCCTGGAGGACGAGCTGGAGACCTCCTCGCGCTTCTTCCACCTCGTCTGGCGCAGCATGCTGCGCGGCACGCTCTGCCTGCCCAGCGCGGGCATCGGGGCCGTACCCGCCCAACTGGCGGACGGCCTGCCGCCGGACACCGTCCGCCTGGAGACGCCGGTCGCGGAGCTGACCGACGACGGCGTCCGTGGCGAGGACGGTACGGAGTGGCCGGCGGACACCGTCGTGGTGGCGACGGGACCCCGCGCGGCGGCGCGGCTCCTGCCGGGCCTCGACGTGCCCGCCACCCGCACGGTCACGACGTACTACCACGCGGCCCTCGCCCCGCCGCTGCGCGAACCGACCCTCCTGGTCGACACCCGACGCCGCTTCCTCAACACCTGCGTGATCAGCGAGGTCGTGCCCGGCTACGCGCCCGCCGGCCGGTCCCTGGTCTCCACGTCCGTCCTCGGGCCGGAACTCCCGGGCCGGGAGGCCACCCTGCGCGCCGACCTGGCCGACGCCTACGGCGAGAGCACCGGCGACTGGGAGCCGCTCGCCACGTATACGATCGAGGACGCCCTACCCGCCATGCCCCCGCCCTGGCCGCTGTCCCGGCCGGCCCGGACCGGCCCGGGGCGGTACGTGTGCGGCGACCACCGGGCGACCGGCTCCGTGCAGGGAGCCCTGGCCTCGGGGACCCGCGCGGCCCGTGACGTACTGGCGGCGGACAGCGCCCGGGACCATCCACGAGCGACACGACGAAAGGGAAGCCAGTGA